From Terriglobia bacterium, one genomic window encodes:
- the ychF gene encoding redox-regulated ATPase YchF, translating to MKTGIIGLPQVGKTSLFRMLTKVQVDAAHHNPREAHIGVAKVPDDRLDKLAALYNPKKLIHASVEYVDVAAMSQEALKDTAYATALRNVDALAHVVRAFDDPSIPHVGPIDPLRDVKNIEFDLMVSDLGQLEKRLERVEKDRKKIKDPEIEKEHEILLKCKAQLEAEKPLREMELNPEDKKRLRGFMFLSQKPILYVLNVSETTDLGSALELAVEKHKLTEVASRPNAGATAICGKVEAELAEMEDSEAAEFLGSYDLKESGLTRLIRKTYELLGLISFFTVGEDECRAWTVDRGVRAVNAAGAIHSDLEKHFIRAEVIHWDALLEAGSEANARSRGTLRLEGKDYVVKDGDVMHVRHSG from the coding sequence ATGAAGACCGGAATCATTGGCCTGCCGCAAGTCGGAAAGACATCTCTGTTCAGGATGTTGACCAAGGTGCAGGTCGACGCCGCGCACCACAATCCGCGGGAAGCGCATATCGGCGTCGCCAAGGTTCCCGACGATCGCCTCGACAAGCTGGCCGCGCTCTACAACCCAAAGAAGTTGATCCACGCCTCGGTCGAGTACGTCGACGTCGCGGCCATGAGCCAGGAAGCGCTGAAGGACACCGCCTACGCCACCGCGCTGCGCAACGTCGACGCCCTTGCGCACGTGGTCCGCGCCTTTGACGATCCCTCCATCCCACACGTGGGCCCCATCGATCCGCTGCGCGACGTCAAGAACATCGAGTTCGACCTCATGGTCAGCGACCTGGGGCAACTCGAGAAGCGCCTGGAGCGCGTCGAAAAGGACCGGAAAAAGATCAAGGACCCGGAGATCGAGAAGGAGCACGAGATCCTTCTCAAGTGCAAGGCGCAGCTCGAGGCGGAGAAGCCGCTGCGCGAGATGGAGCTGAACCCGGAGGACAAGAAACGTCTGCGCGGATTCATGTTCCTGAGCCAGAAACCCATCCTGTACGTGCTCAACGTCAGCGAAACCACCGACCTGGGCAGCGCACTGGAGCTTGCGGTCGAAAAGCACAAGCTGACGGAGGTCGCGTCGCGCCCCAATGCCGGCGCCACCGCCATCTGCGGGAAGGTCGAGGCCGAACTGGCGGAGATGGAGGACTCCGAAGCCGCCGAATTCCTGGGTTCCTACGACCTCAAGGAGAGTGGCCTCACGCGCCTCATCCGCAAGACGTATGAGTTGCTCGGCCTGATCTCGTTCTTCACCGTCGGCGAGGACGAGTGCCGTGCCTGGACGGTTGATCGCGGTGTGCGCGCCGTGAATGCCGCCGGCGCCATCCACTCCGACCTGGAGAAACACTTCATCCGCGCCGAGGTCATCCACTGGGACGCGCTGCTCGAGGCCGGGTCGGAGGCCAACGCCCGCTCCCGGGGCACGCTGCGCCTGGAAGGCAAGGACTACGTCGTCAAGGACGGCGATGTAATGCATGTACGACATAGTGGATAA
- a CDS encoding ZIP family metal transporter, which translates to MPTNPILLSVLLGLTAAAADVFGGAIIVQKVWERRYLKYFVALGAGFMLATAMTEMVPESLRLAGSRAPLFILIGYLIVHFFEHTVTPHFHFGEETHPDEFVHAHKSYSVLVGLTIHTFFDGIAIASGFLVSSWLGWVIFLAVFLHKIPEGFTVASVMLASGRSRGVAWGSSALLGAATLAGVLTMSWLAEFLSAGLALSAGVTIYVAASDLMPEVNKEPGVKMALVVFLGVGLLFALDRLIHAAH; encoded by the coding sequence ATGCCAACGAATCCCATCCTTTTGAGCGTGCTGCTGGGCCTTACCGCGGCGGCGGCCGACGTCTTCGGCGGCGCCATCATCGTGCAGAAGGTCTGGGAGCGCCGCTACCTGAAGTACTTCGTCGCCCTGGGCGCCGGTTTCATGCTGGCCACCGCTATGACCGAAATGGTGCCGGAAAGCCTGCGCCTCGCCGGGTCGCGGGCGCCTCTGTTCATCCTCATCGGGTATCTGATCGTCCATTTCTTCGAGCATACCGTCACGCCCCACTTCCATTTCGGAGAAGAGACGCACCCCGATGAGTTCGTTCACGCGCACAAGAGCTACTCCGTGCTGGTCGGGCTGACCATCCACACGTTTTTCGACGGGATCGCCATCGCCTCGGGCTTCCTGGTCTCGAGCTGGCTGGGATGGGTGATCTTCCTGGCTGTGTTCTTGCACAAGATCCCGGAGGGCTTCACGGTGGCCTCGGTGATGCTGGCCAGCGGCCGCAGCCGGGGCGTCGCATGGGGTTCCTCGGCGCTACTGGGAGCCGCGACCCTTGCCGGCGTGCTGACCATGTCGTGGCTGGCGGAATTCCTGAGCGCGGGGCTGGCGCTCTCCGCGGGGGTGACCATCTACGTTGCGGCCTCGGACCTTATGCCCGAAGTGAACAAGGAGCCCGGAGTCAAAATGGCGCTGGTGGTTTTTCTCGGCGTCGGCCTTCTCTTTGCGCTCGATCGGCTGATCCACGCCGCCCACTAA
- a CDS encoding IS1595 family transposase: MTLLDVQHLFDTDEKCREALVKLRWPRGVECPRCHGQKISWITANKQFDCAECEYHFSVTAGTIFNDSHLPLQTWFTAVLLLVEARKGFSANQMKRTIGVSYKTAWYLCHRIRAAMKEVRPMLDGTVEMDETYVGGKERGNWGSKKNKEIVIGIRQRGGDLRFFHASDAKSGTLAKYITENVSADVEVMVTDELPAYPKAMIRAGVHGSKHKTIRHRDKVYVRGDVYTNTVENAFSLLKRGIMGTWHKVSAKHLPAYLDEMTFRFNRRKNHDLFLDTLRHMVTAPALTFERLTA; encoded by the coding sequence ATGACTCTCCTAGACGTACAGCACTTATTTGATACTGACGAAAAATGCCGCGAGGCCCTTGTTAAGTTGCGCTGGCCGCGCGGGGTTGAGTGTCCGCGCTGCCACGGCCAAAAGATTTCGTGGATTACGGCGAACAAGCAGTTCGATTGCGCGGAGTGCGAATATCACTTTTCGGTTACGGCTGGCACGATCTTTAACGATTCCCACCTGCCGCTGCAAACGTGGTTCACCGCTGTGCTGCTCTTGGTCGAGGCGCGCAAGGGATTTTCTGCAAATCAGATGAAGCGCACGATTGGTGTGAGTTACAAAACGGCTTGGTATCTGTGCCACCGCATCCGCGCCGCGATGAAGGAAGTGCGCCCCATGTTGGATGGCACGGTCGAGATGGACGAAACCTATGTTGGCGGCAAAGAGCGCGGCAATTGGGGCAGCAAAAAGAACAAGGAAATCGTTATCGGCATCCGGCAGCGCGGCGGCGATCTGCGATTCTTTCATGCTTCCGACGCCAAGAGCGGCACGCTGGCGAAGTACATCACAGAGAACGTCAGCGCTGACGTGGAAGTGATGGTCACCGATGAACTGCCCGCATACCCCAAGGCAATGATTAGAGCAGGAGTCCACGGGTCTAAACACAAAACCATCCGGCACCGCGACAAGGTGTACGTGCGGGGCGATGTGTACACCAACACCGTCGAAAACGCTTTCTCCCTTTTGAAGCGCGGCATCATGGGAACGTGGCACAAGGTCAGCGCGAAACATCTCCCCGCCTACTTGGATGAAATGACGTTCCGGTTTAACCGCCGCAAGAATCACGATCTATTCCTCGATACGCTGCGCCACATGGTTACCGCCCCGGCTCTGACATTCGAGCGGCTAACTGCCTAA
- a CDS encoding four helix bundle protein → MSGSYTELIAWQKGMDMVEAVYRATCSFPTHELYSLTQQLHRAAISVPSNIAEGHARFSPKDFRHFLRQSRGSVAELETQLMLAQRLGYITDEGLRPLMAQVSEVGRVLTGLINSIDVE, encoded by the coding sequence ATGTCCGGGTCATACACCGAGTTGATCGCGTGGCAAAAAGGGATGGATATGGTGGAGGCGGTCTACCGCGCCACTTGTTCCTTCCCCACTCATGAACTGTACTCATTGACTCAGCAGCTACACCGGGCGGCGATTTCCGTCCCCAGCAACATCGCGGAAGGGCACGCAAGGTTCTCGCCGAAAGATTTTCGGCATTTCCTGCGGCAATCTCGTGGATCTGTCGCGGAACTGGAAACTCAACTTATGCTGGCGCAGCGCTTGGGCTATATCACCGACGAGGGGCTTCGTCCGCTCATGGCACAAGTGAGTGAGGTGGGCCGAGTATTGACGGGACTCATCAATTCCATCGATGTGGAGTAG